The Tripterygium wilfordii isolate XIE 37 chromosome 5, ASM1340144v1, whole genome shotgun sequence genome window below encodes:
- the LOC119998503 gene encoding ATP-dependent RNA helicase DEAH11, chloroplastic-like, translating into MKQSTGARRSPSPGYDPRFPPFQSRSVRPSTPPSFYPHQLYHQNRPQNQNNRYGQQFRSVAPNVCPECVVQLRASTGESSRSVKKDVDALFSQCQSDHVRVVFSSSGSGSATLYFQQWAEALSSLTKFWELRLSGDHDLAPRLVSRAIDPDELKNRLRALFVEHVKGIMDGEIVKRCQAKIQLKSDEIAGVSAQLKERNKIWICNDLVQKRKGLSAERDLMGKRVKEFKEAMRCLLYYLGEEDCAGVDMGSVKGVRVLKLKGEYDWERIYQLTARECRRLEDGLPIYAYRQQILYRIYEKQTLVLIGETGSGKSTQLVQFLVDSGVAAEESIVCTQPRKIAATSLTQRVREESSGCYKDNSVMCYPTFSSTQQFDSKVIYMTDHCLLQHYMNNRDLSGISCIIIDEAHERSLNTDLVMALVRDLLFHKPNLRLVIMSATANANQLANYFFGCEIFYVVGRNFPVDVRYVPCAIEESSSSKIVSSYVVDVVNMAKEIHKTEKEGTILAFLTSQAEVEWACEKFEAPSAVALPLHGKLSSEEQFQVFQKFRGKRKVIFATNLAETSITIPGVKYVIDSGMVKESKFDPNTGMNTLRVCWISQSSAEQRAGRAGRTEPGRCYRLYRKCDFESMPSNQEPEIRRVHLGVAVLRIMALGIKNVQEFDFVDAPSTKAIDMAIKNLVQLGAIALNNGVFELTEDGRYMVKLGIEPRLGRLILSCAWHRLAKEGLILAAVMANSSSIFCRVGNDEDKLRADGLKVQFCHPSGDLFTLLSVYKEWEAVAPERRNIWCWDNSINAKSMRRCQDTAKELEYCLERELDFIVPTYWRWNPNKSSEHDECLKKVILSALAENVAFYSGSDQLGYEVALNGQHVHLHPSCSLRIFGQKPTWVVFGEVLSTSGQYLVCVTAFDFEYFSTLHPPPLFDVCKMEGRKLEVKVLTGFGATLLKKFCGKSNNNLLSLRSRIRAACMDERICIEINFDQNEIQLFASKESMEKVTVIVVEVLECEKRWLSNECMEKYLYDGHGFSPVALFGAGGEIKHLELGKSALTVDVFHPSANMIDEKVLLLFFEKHTSGRVCSVHKTSGIGQEGDEKEKWGRITFLSPDTAGKATELNGVEFSGSTLKVLPAPTSSGGNHRMAAFPAIKAKIYWPRKRSKGFGVLKCHLNDIGYMLDDFANVVMGGNYVRCEVSKRNDDCVVIYGIDKELSEADILGVLRTATHRRILGFFLVRGDAVENPLHSTCEEALMREISSFMPKRNLYSSCCRVQVFPPEPKDAFMKALMVFDGRLHLEAAKALEHLEGKVLPGCHSWQKLKCQQLFYSSISCPAYVYSVIKKQLDTVLASFNYVKGAEYFLEKTESGSYRVRISANATRTVAELRRPLEELMRGKIINDASLSPSLIQHLFSRDGFNLMKLLQRETGTCILFDRRSLNVRVFGSSQNVAKAEEKLIQSLLTHHESKQLEIRLRGGNLPPDLMKEVVKRFGPDLRGLEQKVPGVELTLNVYRQVISFHGERELRPKVEEIIHEIAQSSVGSDRSLDGENACPICLCEVEDGHRLEGCGHSACRQCLLDQLDSALKNLDSFPICCACEDCNIPILLTDLKSLLSSEKLEELFRASLGAFVATSGGAYRFCPSPDCTSVYQVAEPGMGSVPFVCGACYAETCTRCHLECHPSVSCELYREFKEDPDSSLKEWCRGKNNVKSCPVCGYTIEKTEGCNHVECLCGRHICWVCLDYYHSSEDCYGHLRSVHMTFI; encoded by the exons ATGAAGCAATCAACCGGCGCCCGCCGGTCACCGTCGCCGGGTTATGATCCTCGCTTTCCGCCGTTTCAGTCCCGTTCCGTTCGTCCCTCAACACCACCATCGTTCTATCCTCACCAACTTTACCACCAAAACCGACCTCAAAACCAGAATAACCGCTACGGTCAACAGTTCCGTTCGGTGGCCCCCAACGTCTGCCCGGAGTGCGTCGTCCAACTTCGTGCCAGTACGGGCGAATCGAGCAGGTCCGTAAAGAAGGACGTAGACGCGCTCTTTTCACAATGCCAGTCCGACCATGTGAGAGTTGTTTTTTCCTCCTCTGGCTCTGGTTCCGCCACGCTTTATTTCCAGCAGTGGGCCGAGGCACTCTCTTCATTGACCAAATTCTGGGAGCTCCGACTGAGCGGTGACCATGACCTTGCCCCAAGGCTTGTGTCAAGGGCGATTGACCCCGATGAGCTAAAAAATAGGCTCAGAGCCTTATTTGTTGAGCATGTTAAGGGCATAATGGATGGAGAGATAGTTAAGAGGTGTCAAGCGAAAATTCAGCTGAAATCGGATGAGATAGCTGGGGTTTCCGCTCAGCTCaaggaaagaaacaaaatttggaTATGCAATGATTTGGTTCAAAAGAGGAAGGGTTTATCTGCAGAGAGGGACTTAATGGGGAAGAGAGTGAAGGAGTTTAAGGAAGCTATGAGGTGTTTGTTGTATTATCTTGGAGAAGAGGACTGTGCGGGTGTTGACATGGGCAGCGTTAAAGGTGTGCGGGTGCTCAAGTTAAAAGGGGAATATGATTGGGAGCGGATTTATCAGTTAACTGCAAGAGAGTGTAGGAGGCTGGAGGATGGTTTACCAATTTATGCTTACCGGCAGCAAATTCTCTATAGGATCTATGAAAAACAG ACACTGGTATTGATTGGAGAAACTGGTTCAGGAAAGAGTACGCAATTAGTTCAATTCCTCGTTGACTCGGGTGTAGCTGCTGAGGAGTCCATTGTCTGCACTCAGCCCCGCAAAATTGCAGCCACCTCACTGACACAAAGGGTCAGAGAAGAAAGCAGTGGATGTTACAAGGATAATTCAGTGATGTGTTATCCAACCTTTTCATCTACTCAGCAGTTTGACTCCAAGGTAATTTATATGACAGACCACTGCTTGTTGCAGCACTACATGAATAATAGAGACTTATCTGGGATTTCATGCATAATTATTGATGAGGCACATGAAAGAAGCTTGAACACTGATCTGGTAATGGCATTGGTTAGGGATTTACTTTTCCATAAACCCAATCTAAGACTTGTAATAATGTCTGCAACAGCTAATGCAAACCAGCTAGCAAACTACTTTTTTGGTTGTGAAATTTTTTACGTGGTTGGGAGAAACTTTCCGGTGGATGTTAGATATGTCCCTTGTGCCATCGAggaatcttcttcttcaaagatTGTTTCTTCATATGTTGTTGATGTTGTGAACATGGCTAAAGAGATCCACAAAACTGAGAAAGAAGGGACTATTCTGGCCTTTTTGACTTCTCAAGCAGAAGTTGAATGGGCTTGTGAAAAATTTGAAGCCCCCTCTGCAGTTGCGTTACCGTTGCATGGGAAACTTTCTTCTGAAGAGCAATTCCAAGTTTTCCAGAAATTCCGTGGGAAAAGGAAAGTTATTTTTGCTACTAATCTTGCTGAGACTTCCATTACGATTCCGGGGGTCAAATATGTAATTGATTCTGGCATGGTTAAAGAAAGCAAGTTTGACCCTAACACTGGCATGAATACTCTAAGAGTTTGCTGGATCAGTCAGAGTTCTGCTGAACAAAGAGCTGGTCGTGCTGGGAGGACAGAACCTGGGAGATGTTATAGGCTGTATAGAAAGTGTGATTTTGAGTCAATGCCATCCAATCAGGAACCTGAAATTCGCCGTGTTCATCTTGGTGTTGCTGTTCTGAGAATCATGGCCTTGGGTATTAAGAATGTACaggaatttgattttgttgatgCGCCTAGTACCAAAGCCATTGATATGGCAATTAAGAATCTTGTTCAGTTGGGAGCCATTGCACTGAACAATGGTGTCTTTGAATTAACAGAGGACGGCCGATACATGGTTAAATTGGGCATTGAGCCTCGTCTTGGTAGATTAATACTTAGTTGTGCTTGGCATCGCTTGGCTAAAGAAGGTCTCATTCTTGCTGCTGTCATGGCAAATTCCAGTAGTATATTCTGTAGAGTTGGTAATGACGAGGATAAGCTAAGAGCGGATGGACTTAAGGTGCAATTTTGCCATCCAAGTGGTGACCTTTTCACTCTGCTTTCTGTATATAAGGAATGGGAGGCTGTGGCGCCAGAAAGAAGAAATATTTGGTGTTGGGATAACAGCATTAATGCAAAGTCCATGCGGAGGTGCCAAGACACCGCTAAAGAACTGGAATATTGCCTTGAGAGAGAACTTGATTTTATTGTTCCGACATACTGGCGTTGGAATCCTAACAAGTCTTCTGAGCATGATGAGTGCTTAAAAAAGGTTATACTCTCCGCCCTTGCAGAAAATGTAGCTTTCTATTCTGGATCTGATCAACTTGGTTATGAAGTGGCATTGAATGGACAACATGTGCATCTCCATCCTTCATGTTCCTTGCGAATTTTTGGTCAGAAGCCAACTTGGGTTGTATTTGGTGAAGTCTTATCAACATCCGGTCAATATTTGGTCTGTGTAACTGCTTTTGACTTTGAATATTTCTCAACCCTGCACCCTCCTCCACTGTTCGATGTCTGTAAGATGGAAGGGCGGAAGTTGGAAGTAAAGGTATTGACTGGTTTTGGTGCTACCCTCCTAAAAAAGTTCTGTGGCAAGTCGAACAATAACCTGCTTTCTCTCAGGTCTCGTATTCGGGCTGCCTGTATGGATGAACGAATTTGTATTGAAATCAATTTTGATCAGAATGAAATCCAGTTATTTGCCTCCAAAGAAAGCATGGAGAAGGTTACTGTTATTGTGGTTGAGGTCTTGGAATGTGAGAAGAGGTGGTTGAGTAATGAATGCATGGAGAAATATTTATATGATGGGCATGGTTTTTCTCCTGTGGCTCTCTTTGGAGCTGGGGGTGAGATCAAGCACTTGGAGCTTGGGAAGAGTGCTTTGACTGTTGATGTATTTCATCCAAGTGCAAATATGATTGATGAAAAAGTGCTTTTACTTTTCTTTGAGAAACATACATCCGGTAGAGTTTGTTCTGTCCACAAGACCTCAGGCATTGGACAGGAGGGTGACGAAAAGGAAAAGTGGGGTAGGATAACTTTTTTGTCTCCTGATACTGCTGGAAAAGCCACTGAGCTGAATGGAGTTGAGTTTAGTGGCTCCACACTTAAGGTACTTCCAGCCCCAACAAGTTCTGGAGGTAACCATAGAATGGCTGCATTCCCTGCTATTAAAGCAAAAATATATTGGCCTCGTAAGCGCAGTAAGGGATTTGGAGTTCTTAAATGTCACTTGAATGACATCGGTTATATGCTTGATGATTTTGCTAACGTAGTGATGGGAGGCAACTATGTTCGGTGTGAAGTTAGCAAGAGAAATGATGACTGTGTTGTAATTTATGGAATTGATAAAGAACTTTCTGAAGCTGACATCTTAGGTGTATTGAGGACTGCTACTCATAGGCGAATCCTGGGTTTTTTTCTAGTGAGAGGGGATGCTGTAGAAAATCCACTGCACAGCACATGTGAGGAAGCTCTCATGAGAGAAATATCCTCTTTCATGCCTAAAAGGAATCTCTATTCTAGCTGTTGCAGAGTTCAGGTCTTTCCTCCTGAACCAAAGGATGCTTTTATGAAAGCATTGATGGTCTTTGATGGAAGATTGCATTTAGAGGCAGCAAAAGCTTTGGAGCACTTGGAAGGGAAGGTATTGCCTGGGTGTCATTCTTGGCAGAAACTGAAGTGCCAACAGTTGTTTTACAGCTCTATATCTTGTCCTGCATATGTGTATTCTGTAATCAAGAAGCAACTGGACACAGTACTTGCAAGCTTCAACTATGTAAAAG GTGCAGAATACTTCCTGGAGAAGACCGAAAGTGGTTCATACCGAGTGAGAATATCAGCTAATGCTACAAGAACTGTGGCAGAGCTAAGACGGCCTTTGGAAGAGCTTATGAGGGGGAAGATCATCAATGATGCTAGCCTTAGTCCTTCCCTTATACAGCATTTGTTCTCCCGAGATGGTTTCAATCTTATGAAACTGTTGCAGCGTGAGACTGGAACCTGCATTTTGTTTGACAGACGTAGCCTTAATGTACGGGTCTTTGGTTCTTCACAGAATGTAGCCAAAGCCGAAGAGAAATTGATTCAATCCCTTCTTACACACCATGAAAGCAAGCAACTTGAAATCCGTCTCCGAGGTGGAAATCTGCCTCCTGACCTGATGAAAGAAGTGGTTAAGAGGTTTGGTCCAGACCTCCGTGGACTTGAACAGAAGGTACCGGGGGTTGAGTTAACCCTTAACGTCTACCGCCAAGTCATCTCCTTTCATGGTGAGAGAGAGCTGAGGCCTAAAGTGGAAGAAATAATACATGAGATTGCACAGTCCAGTGTTGGTTCGGATAGGAGCCTTGATGGTGAAAATGCTTGCCCCATATGCTTATGCGAAGTTGAGGATGGTCACAGGCTTGAAGGTTGTGGCCATTCAGCATGCCGACAGTGCTTGTTGGACCAGTTAGATTCTGCCCTCAAAAACTTGGATAGTTTCCCCATATGCTGTGCCTGTGAGGACTGTAATATTCCTATTTTGCTAACAGATTTGAAGTCTCTCTTGTCAAGTGAGAAGTTGGAGGAACTTTTCAGAGCTTCTTTGGGGGCATTTGTGGCAACAAGCGGAGGTGCTTACAGGTTTTGCCCATCGCCCGACTGCACCTCAGTTTATCAAGTGGCGGAACCTGGAATGGGTAGTGTGCCGTTCGTTTGTGGGGCATGTTATGCAGAGACCTGTACTAGGTGTCACTTGGAGTGTCATCCATCTGTGTCGTGTGAACTGTACCGGGAGTTCAAGGAAGATCCCGATTCGTCGCTGAAGGAGTGGTGCAGGGGAAAAAACAATGTCAAGAGCTGTCCTGTTTGTGGGTATACAATTGAGAAAACAGAAGGGTGCAACCACGTAGAGTGTTTATGTGGGAGGCACATTTGCTGGGTCTGTCTAGATTATTATCATAGCAGTGAGGACTGCTATGGCCATTTGAGATCCGTGCATATGACTTTTATATAA
- the LOC119998731 gene encoding homeobox-leucine zipper protein ATHB-6-like codes for MKRLRSSDSLGGLMSMCPNTADEQSPRNNHVYSREFQSMLDGLDEEGCIEESVHVSEKKRRLSVDQVKALEKNFEVENRLEPERKVKLAQELGLQPRQVAVWFQNRRARWKTKQLERDYGVLKANYEALKLNFDTLQRDNEGLSKEIRELKVKLNMENPESNISVKEEIVVPSTDDEKAIDETNPPPSPTLASSLSTKDLMNNNYESFENYNNGGFGSSDSDSSAILNEDTSPNRGAISSSGFLQEHQLLMSSSSPSSSSMNSFQFSKATLYQTQCVKMEEHDFFSGEEACNFFSDEQAPSLQWYCPDQWT; via the exons ATGAAGAGACTAAGAAGTTCAGATTCTCTGGGTGGCTTGATGTCCATGTGTCCAAACACAGCAG ACGAACAGAGTCCAAGAAACAATCATGTGTACAGTAGAGAATTCCAGTCCATGTTGGATGGCTTGGACGAAGAAGGCTGCATAGAAGAATCCGTCCACGTCTCAGAGAAGAAACGAAGACTGAGCGTGGACCAAGTCAAGGCCTTGGAGAAGAACTTTGAGGTTGAAAACAGGCTTGAACCAGAGAGGAAAGTGAAACTTGCTCAGGAACTCGGGTTGCAGCCAAGACAAGTGGCTGTGTGGTTCCAAAACCGCCGTGCACGGTGGAAGACTAAGCAATTGGAGAGGGATTATGGTGTTCTTAAGGCCAATTATGAAGCTCTCAAGCTCAACTTCGATACCCTCCAACGCGACAATGAAGGTCTATCCAAAGAG ATCAGGGAACTGAAAGTGAAGCTGAATATGGAGAACCCAGAGAGCAATATCTCTGTAAAAGAAGAGATAGTGGTACCTTCAACTGATGATGAGAAAGCCATAGATGAGACCAATCCGCCACCATCACCAACTCTCGCATCTTCTCTTTCTACGAAGGATCTGATGAATAACAACTACGAGAGCTTCGAGAATTACAACAATGGAGGATTTGGCTCATCAGACAGTGACTCAAGTGCCATCTTGAACGAAGACACAAGCCCAAACAGGGGGGCAATTTCCTCATCTGGGTTTCTCCAAGAACACCAGCTACTGATGTCATCATCTTCCCCATCATCGTCTTCAATGAATTCCTTCCAGTTCTCAAAAGCAACATTATATCAAACCCAGTGCGTGAAAATGGAGGAGCACGACTTCTTTAGTGGAGAAGAAGCCTGCAATTTCTTCTCTGATGAACAAGCTCCTTCTCTTCAATGGTACTGCCCTGATCAGTGGACCTAA
- the LOC119999059 gene encoding bifunctional riboflavin biosynthesis protein RIBA 1, chloroplastic-like, with amino-acid sequence MASISFYCSSMPLSRMRYGGLRYLNQLPISSGNNFDLLSSIVTNKLCFNFKRNGIARAALISGEGDILAHPNSVAEQNACIKEQLVQPTGIERQADEIAFGTLAAEISPTSTKFYTNDDDEYDLDRPTPGFASIPEAIEDIRQGKLVIVVDDEDRENEGDLIMAASKVTPETMAFIVKHGTGIVCVSMKEEDLERLELPLMVTHRENEEKLRTAFTVTVDAKHGTTTGVSAHDRATTVLALASKDSKPGDFNRPGHIFPLKYREGGVLKRAGHTEASVDLSVLAGLEPVAILCEVVDDDGSMARLPKLRQFALAENLKIVSIADLIRYRRKRDRLVELAAAAPIPTMWGPFKAYCYRSFLDGIEHIAMVKGEILDGQNILVRVHSECLTGDIFGSARCDCGNQLALAMKQIEAAGRGILIYLRGHEGRGIGLGHKLRAYNLQDDGRDTVEANEELGLPVDAREYGIGAQILRDLGVRTMKLMTNNPAKYVGLKGYGLEIAGRVPLLTPITTENQRYLETKRKKMGHVYGSDPNGSINSNEYDNSSSSG; translated from the exons ATGGCTTCGATTAGTTTCTACTGTTCTTCGATGCCTCTCTCACGCATGCG GTATGGTGGCCTGCGTTACCTTAATCAGCTTCCCATCTCATCTGGTAACAATTTCGATCTGCTCTCAAGTATTGTAACGAACAAATTGTGCTTTAATTTTAAGAGAAATGGTATAGCTAGAGCTGCACTGATTTCTGGAGAAGGTGACATCTTGGCGCATCCCAATAGTGTTGCAGAACAGAATGCCTGCATCAAAGAACAGCTGGTCCAGCCTACTGGGATTGAGAGACAAGCCGATGAAATTGCTTTCGGAACACTTGCAGCTGAAATCAGTCCAACATCTACTAAATTCTACacgaatgatgatgatgaatatgacCTGGATCGCCCTACTCCAGGATTTGCTTCCATCCCTGAAGCCATTGAGGACATTCGCCAGGGCAAA TTAGTTATTGTTGTAGATGATGAAGACAGAGAAAATGAGGGAGACCTAATAATGGCAGCGTCAAAGGTGACACCTGAAACTATGGCATTTATAGTCAAGCATGGAACTGGAATAGTTTGTGTGAGCATGAAAGAAGAAGATCTAGAGAGGTTGGAACTTCCGTTGATGGTTACGCATCGGGAAAATGAGGAGAAGCTTCGTACAGCATTTACTGTGACTGTG GATGCAAAACATGGCACCACTACTGGTGTCTCGGCTCATGATAGGGCAACAACGGTGTTGGCCCTTGCTTCTAAAGATTCAAAACCTGGAGATTTCAATCGTCCAGGTCATATTTTCCCCTTGAAGTACAGAGAGGGTGGGGTTTTGAAAAGAGCTGGACACACAGAAGCTTCTGTTGATCTTTCTGTGTTGGCTGGATTAGAGCCTGTTGCAATTTTATGTGAGGTTGTGGATGATGATGGCTCCATGGCTAGATTACCTAAACTTCGTCAATTTGCGCtggcagaaaacttgaaaatcgTTTCTATTGCAGACCTAATCAG GTATCGGAGAAAAAGAGATAGATTAGTGGAGCTGGCTGCTGCTGCACCAATACCAACAATGTGGGGCCCATTCAAAGCATACTGTTATAGGTCATTcctggatggaattgagcatatTGCAATGGTTAAA GGAGAAATATTGGATGGGCAGAACATTCTTGTGAGGGTACATTCTGAATGCCTCACTGGAGACATATTTGGTTCGGCCAGATGCGACTGCGGTAACCAATTGGCACTTGCAATGAAGCAAATTGAGGCTGCTGGCAGAGGCATATTAATATATTTGCGAGGTCATGAAGGTAGAGGAATTGGTTTAGGACACAAGCTCCGTGCATACAACCTGCAGGACGATGGCCGTGACACAGTTGAAGCCAATGAGGAGCTGGGACTACCTGTTGATGCTCGAGAATATGGAATTGGTGCACAG ATTTTACGAGATTTGGGTGTCCGTACAATGAAGCTGATGACAAATAATCCTGCAAAATATGTGGGGCTCAAAGGTTATGGCCTGGAAATTGCTGGAAGGGTGCCCTTACTGACACCAATAACGACGGAAAACCAGCGGTATCTGGAGACCAAACGCAAAAAAATGGGACATGTATATGGTTCAGATCCCAACGGCAGCATAAACAGTAACGAATACGATAATTCAAGCAGTAGTGGCTAA